In Tamandua tetradactyla isolate mTamTet1 chromosome 7, mTamTet1.pri, whole genome shotgun sequence, the following are encoded in one genomic region:
- the ASCL4 gene encoding achaete-scute homolog 4, which yields MMETRKPAGQLSPWLYHLRTGPVGKPGVLPRLPRRDHFRVSLRLDAARWDPAQGGCPRRRPYPPLPLDGAFESAFLRKRNERERQRVRCVNEGYERLRDHLPRELAGKRLSKVETLRAAIGYIKHLQELLERHAQGPEGPEYRAECNSDGESQASSAPSPSSEPQEAGS from the coding sequence ATGATGGAGACACGTAAACCGGCTGGACAGCTCAGCCCCTGGCTGTATCACCTCCGCACTGGCCCAGTGGGCAAGCCGGGGGTCTTGCCCCGACTTCCCCGGCGGGACCATTTCAGAGTCTCCTTGCGTCTGGACGCGGCGCGCTGGGACCCGGCACAAGGGGGTTGTCCACGGAGGCGGCCGTACCCGCCCCTGCCGCTGGATGGAGCCTTCGAGTCCGCCTTCCTCCGCAAGCGGAACGAGAGGGAGCGGCAGCGGGTGCGCTGCGTGAACGAGGGGTACGAGCGCCTCCGAGACCACCTGCCTCGGGAGCTGGCGGGCAAGCGCCTCAGCAAGGTGGAGACGCTCCGCGCGGCCATCGGCTACATCAAGCACCTCCAGGAGCTGCTGGAGCGCCACGCCCAGGGGCCGGAGGGCCCCGAATACCGGGCGGAATGCAACAGTGACGGCGAGTCCCAAGCCTCCTCAGCGCCTTCGCCCAGCAGCGAGCCGCAGGAGGCGGGCAGCTAG